From the Leifsonia sp. AG29 genome, one window contains:
- the glnA gene encoding type I glutamate--ammonia ligase, producing MFRDSSEVLKFIKDTDVKFLDIRFTDLPGVQQHFNIPAASVDEEFFSVGQLFDGSSIRGFASIHESDMQLIPDVSTAYVDPFRAERTLIMVFDIYNPRNGEIYAKDPRQVAKKAEKYLASTGIADTAFFAPEAEFYIFDDVRYEVNQHSSFYSVDSSEGAWNSGRTEEGGNLANKTPYKGGYFPVSPVDQHADLRDDIVLKLIEAGLEVERSHHEVGTAGQGEINYKFDTMVHAADDILKFKYIVKNTASEWGKTATFMPKPLFGDNGSGMHTHQSLWNDGKPLFYDEAGYGGLSDIARWYIGGLLKHAPAVLAFTNPTVNSFHRLVPGFEAPVNLVYSAGNRSASIRIPITGSNPKAKRIEFRAPDASGNPYLAFAAQLMAGLDGIKNRIEPHEPVDKDLYELPPEEAKNIPQVPASLSEALDALEADHDFLTAGGVFTPELIETWIEYKREKEIKPLAQRPHPFEYELYYGV from the coding sequence ATGTTCCGTGATTCTTCCGAGGTGCTGAAGTTCATCAAGGACACCGACGTCAAGTTCCTTGATATCCGTTTCACCGATCTGCCCGGTGTTCAGCAGCACTTCAACATCCCCGCAGCGAGCGTCGACGAGGAGTTCTTCTCCGTCGGCCAGCTCTTCGACGGCTCGTCGATCCGCGGCTTCGCCTCCATCCACGAGTCGGACATGCAGCTGATCCCCGACGTGTCGACCGCGTACGTCGACCCGTTCCGGGCGGAGCGCACGCTCATCATGGTCTTCGACATCTACAACCCGCGGAACGGCGAGATCTACGCCAAGGACCCGCGCCAGGTCGCCAAGAAGGCGGAGAAGTACCTCGCCTCCACCGGCATCGCCGACACGGCCTTCTTCGCCCCGGAGGCGGAGTTCTACATCTTCGACGACGTGCGCTACGAGGTGAACCAGCACTCGAGCTTCTACTCGGTCGACTCGAGCGAGGGCGCCTGGAACAGCGGCCGCACCGAAGAGGGCGGCAACCTCGCCAACAAGACCCCGTACAAGGGCGGCTACTTCCCCGTCTCGCCGGTGGACCAGCACGCCGACCTGCGCGACGACATCGTGCTGAAGCTGATCGAGGCGGGCCTCGAGGTCGAGCGCTCGCACCACGAGGTCGGCACCGCCGGTCAGGGCGAGATCAACTACAAGTTCGACACGATGGTCCACGCCGCGGACGACATCCTCAAGTTCAAGTACATCGTCAAGAACACCGCTTCCGAGTGGGGCAAGACGGCGACCTTCATGCCGAAGCCGCTGTTCGGCGACAACGGCTCGGGCATGCACACCCACCAGTCGCTGTGGAACGACGGCAAGCCGCTGTTCTACGACGAGGCCGGCTACGGCGGCCTGTCGGACATCGCCCGCTGGTACATCGGCGGCCTCCTCAAGCACGCCCCGGCCGTCCTCGCCTTCACGAACCCGACGGTGAACTCCTTCCACCGCCTGGTCCCGGGCTTCGAGGCGCCGGTCAACCTGGTCTACTCGGCCGGCAACCGCTCCGCGTCGATCCGCATCCCGATCACGGGCTCCAACCCGAAGGCGAAGCGCATCGAGTTCCGCGCGCCCGACGCCTCCGGCAACCCGTACCTCGCGTTCGCCGCGCAGCTGATGGCGGGCCTCGACGGCATCAAGAACCGCATCGAGCCGCACGAGCCGGTCGACAAGGACCTCTACGAGCTCCCGCCGGAGGAGGCGAAGAACATCCCCCAGGTGCCGGCGTCGCTGTCGGAGGCCCTCGACGCGCTCGAGGCCGACCACGACTTCCTCACCGCGGGCGGCGTGTTCACCCCCGAGCTCATCGAGACCTGGATCGAGTACAAGCGCGAGAAGGAGATCAAGCCGCTCGCGCAGCGCCCGCACCCGTTCGAGTACGAGCTGTACTACGGCGTCTGA